Proteins from one Pygocentrus nattereri isolate fPygNat1 chromosome 16, fPygNat1.pri, whole genome shotgun sequence genomic window:
- the oacyl gene encoding O-acyltransferase like protein, with protein sequence MPLVKRTAGLIVLFGLLFCSTGQTFNVTLKCMQDTAAFLMELEKDKPEEYAVQMYDAFGKLGSDVAGGNVNRAGSLQECVSVKGPSFKGQYCQVFLKQEAVEYFVGICVPDSCDEEEVRTLVVSEAFEQGHSSLIPPVPTLLISDPTLGIFMTQCISNITPDLSAVICLCVCVLMIAVPLIASIYVMVFRWRKWREVRSGVDSGILSKNSQYGALLANGSPNHSKECISLRDTTAARESNDEREQQDNTTNCVLQYLQCFSVQVSSVDVFNTSSVGHSYSSLNGVRILSLLWIICGHTVQLSAWSSLDNDKRWRHAVQNSPLYVFAFSGPVYLAVDTFLLLGGLLSAKSLLTSIQRSEDILSLRLVAHYLFKRFKRIQPLHLFIVCLIVALFSLLHRGVFWFMAEDEILNCKKYWWSNLLLVNNLFTITDICAPWTWYLSIDFQFYATTPLLIFLYRLNKYVLVAVAIILLVMSSLAGALITAFLHLPVHQPTTLAYESYFQYYYNKPYTRYGPYLLGVLAGLYMATKKEALLKQQWQAVAGWFFSQSIMALLVGLAYVLRDVPAQPSLAHAVYQGLHRSLWALAVVWIILACEEGYGGFVNKLLSLKVWIPLSNISFACYLIHPILILLYNGKQETPIHYTDLNFLYLFLGHVVLTIVLGFALTVLIEKPYLFLKRAKAYAWVPSST encoded by the exons ATGCCACTAGTGAAACGGACGGCTGGACTAATCGTCCTTTTTGGCCTCCTCTTCTGCTCCACAGGTCAAACCTTCAACGTTACGCTGAAATGCATGCAGGACACAGCAGCCTTCCTCATGGAGTTGGAGAAAGACAAACCGGAGGAATACGCAGTGCAGA TGTATGATGCCTTTGGAAAGCTGGGCAGTGATGTAGCAGGGGGCAACGTAAACAGAGCTGGATCTTTGCAGGAGTGCGTGTCTGTCAAAGGCCCTAGTTTCAAAGGGCAGTACTGCCAAGTCTTTCTCAAACAG GAAGCAGTGGAGTATTTTGTTGGTATTTGTGTGCCGGACTCATGTGATGAAGAGGAAGTGAGGACACTTGTTGTCTCTG aGGCGTTTGAACAGGGTCACTCCTCTCTCATTCCTCCTGTGCCAACTCTGTTAATATCTGACCCCACACTGGGCATCTTTATGACTCAGTGTATCAGCAACATCACACCCGACCTGTCCGCTGTAATCTGCCT atgtgtgtgtgtcctgatgATAGCTGTGCCTCTCATTGCGTCCATCTACGTGATGGTGTTCAGGTGGAGGAAGTGGAGAGAGGTCAGGTCAGGGGTCGACTCCGGCATCCTCTCAAAAAACAGCCAATACGGAGCTCTGCTGGCCAATGGCTCACCCAATCACAGCAAAGAATGCATTTCACTCCGGGACACTACAGCAGCGCGGGAAAGCAACgatgagagagagcagcaggacAACACCACGa ATTGTGTGCTGCAGTAcctgcagtgtttttcagtgCAGGTCAGCAGTGTTGATGTTTTTAACACTTCGAGTGTTGGACACAGTTACTCCTCTCTGAATGGGGTCCGCATCCTCAGCTTACTGTGGATCATCTGTGGACACACCGTCCAGCTCAGCGCCTGGAGCAGCCTTG ATAACGATAAGCGCTGGAGACACGCTGTCCAGAACAGTCCTCTCTATGTGTTCGCCTTCAGCGGGCCAGTCTACCTGGCTGTGGACACTTTCCTGTTGCTTGG tgGTCTTCTGAGTGCTAAGTCTCTTCTTACCTCCATCCAGAGGTCAGAAGACATACTCAGCCTCCGTCTGGTCGCCCACTACCTCTTTAAGAGGTTCAAAAG GATCCAGCCGCTGCACCTCTTCATCGTGTGTCTGATTGTCGCACTCTTCTCGCTGCTCCACAGAGGAGTTTTCTGGTTCATGGCTGAGGATGAAATCCTGAACTGCAAGAAGTACTGGTGGTCCAACCTGCTGCTCGTCAACAACCTCTTCACCATCACCGATATA TGTGCTCCATGGACCTGGTACCTCTCCATTGACTTCCAGTTCTATGCGACAACACCTCTGTTAATTTTTCTCTATAGACT TAATAAATATGTGCTGGTTGCCGTGGCGATCATTCTGTTGGTCATGTCAAGCTTGGCTGGTGCTCTGATCACTGCATTTCTGCACCTGCCTGTACACCAACCTACTACACT AGCATATGAGAGCTATTTTCAATATTACTATAACAAACCCTACACCAGATATGGGCCGTATCTGCTTGGTGTCCTTGCAGGACTTTACATGGCGACCAAGAAAGAAGCACTGTTAAAGCAGCAG TGGCAGGCTGTTGCTGGATGGTTTTTCTCTCAGTCCATCATGGCACTGTTGGTGGGCCTAGCCTATGTGCTGCGGGACGTCCCAGCCCAGCCCTCACTCGCCCATGCAGTCTATCAGGGGCTCCATCGCTCTCTGTGGGCTCTGGCTGTGGTCTGGATAATCCTGGCCTGTGAGGAGGGCTATGGAG GGTTTGTGAATAAGCTTTTGTCTCTGAAAGTGTGGATTCCTCTGTCGAACATCAGCTTTGCCTGTTACCTGATCCACCCTATTCTCATTTTACTCTACAACGGCAAACAGGAGACtccaatacactacactgatcTTAACTTT cTGTACCTGTTCCTGGGCCACGTGGTGCTGACCATAGTGCTGGGCTTTGCTCTGACTGTGCTAATTGAGAAGCCTTATCTATTCCTGAAAAGAGCTAAGGCATACGCTTGGGTTCCTAGCAGCACATAG